The Helianthus annuus cultivar XRQ/B chromosome 16, HanXRQr2.0-SUNRISE, whole genome shotgun sequence genome includes a window with the following:
- the LOC110920070 gene encoding uncharacterized protein LOC110920070, producing MYLKREIEAAVKTGRLAHLVKEIKEGGGDRKGRDAREPGRADIDMIRRRNEFDVTRSVKARILGSPNCMKTPILMPYLEEGEVQRLPLNISAVIAGHKVSRIHVDGGSGVEVIYEHCFLRFDRDIRDRLEEDSIPLVGFNNNVSQPLGKIRLPFTVGVGDRVRTINLTFTVVRAPSKYNAILGRPGIGDLQAQASTPHGALVFQTPKGLAWVKSAYEVVSSVSKGEEPGRSQERKVEEWVLCDKFPEQTVKVGSHLSDKCKSALKELLLHNLDVFAFQHGDMTGIPRSLTEHRLNTFTWAKPVKQKKRSMGPNKGRAACEETRKLLRAGIVREVKYPSWVANPVMVQKKDGGWRMCIDFQDLNKACLKDCYPLPEIDTQVDSLSQYPLKCFLDAYKGYHQIQMSIEDEEKTAFITDEGTFCYTKMPFGLKNAGATYQRFMNTLFREQRGRNLEVYVDDIVIKSLTEAAMIDDIAETLNTMQDVNMKLNPGKCCFGVEEGNFLGVVVTRGGIKANPEKTQAVAEMRSPKSLRDIQQLYGRLIALNRFLSKVADKTLPFMKVLKDCLQTSKFNWTTEAEAAFQEMKTYICKLPTLATPVPGDPLLLYLSASKTTISAVMMVEREGKQIPIYFISRTLKGPEERYMPLEKLALAPVFASRRLRRYFQGHKVTLVTDQPLQKVLRKPELSGRLAKWAVELGEHSLEFKPRTAMKRQILVDFLAEVPEDEERELLKWEALEEEERKREDEAVWKLFTDGASSEEGSGAGITLVSPEGVELTYAIRLDFENTNNTAEYEALLAGMRLAQKMKAKHVEASTDSQLVVKQYQGEYEAKDSTMARYVAKIKEAAKAFGTFKLEYIPRGRNRKSDAAEVATVESRQETWMTPIIQFLRDGTLPEGEWAVRKIRVKALQYELIEGELYRRSYLGPSLQCVDIEEAEYVVREMHEGICGMHSGPRTVVRRAMNAGFYWPRMYETASEEIKKCDNRQIHAPMTHRHKHPMVLVSTSWPFQKWAIDIIGPFPEGPGGVKYVVVAIDYFTKWIEAKPLAKITGDQMRRFMLDNIVCRYGVPKELVSDNGVQFAGRPFKPWCEQMRIQQVFTSVTHAQSNGLVERANQSVIKGIKGRLGRKQKGWLEELPFVLWAYRTTPTSCNGETPFSLTYGTEAMIPAEIGSQTARMKLRDEENEQDLRMNLNLLEERREIAAVKEAHYKKLLESYYNTRMKKLNVVPGDLVLRANEASLQENTGKLGPNWEGPYRVTWANGKGTCKLETLEGKEVPRTWNLMQLRKYYM from the coding sequence ATGTACCTCAAGAGAGAAATAGAGGCTGCGGTGAAAACGGGAAGACTGGCCCATTTGGTCAAGGAAATCAAGGAAGGGGGAGGGGATCGTAAGGGAAGAGATGCAAGGGAGCCTGGGAGGGCAGATATTGATATGATTAGGAGGAGAAATGAGTTTGACGTTACCCGAAGTGTAAAGGCCAGGATCCTAGGCTCCCCGAACTGCATGAAAACTCCCATCCTTATGCCATACTTAGAAGAAGGTGAGGTGCAACGACTCCCACTGAATATCTCAGCTGTGATAGCTGGACACAAGGTGTCTAGAATACATGTGGACGGAGGGTCAGGCGTCGAGGTAATATACGAACACTGCTTCCTCAGATTCGACAGGGATATAAGAGATAGGTTGGAGGAAGACTCTATACCATTGGTGGGATTCAACAACAACGTGTCACAACCCCTGGGAAAGATCAGGCTCCCATTTACAGTTGGTGTAGGTGATCGGGTCCGGACGATAAATTTAACCTTCACAGTAGTCAGGGCACCCTCCAAGTACAACGCAATCCTGGGAAGGCCCGGAATCGGAGATCTGCAGGCACAAGCATCCACCCCCCACGGGGCTTTGGTATTCCAAACACCAAAGGGTCTTGCGTGGGTTAAGTCAGCTTACGAAGTGGTTTCTTCAGTATCCAAAGGGGAAGAACCAGGAAGATCCCAGGAAAGGAAGGTGGAGGAATGGGTCCTCTGTGATAAATTCCCGGAACAAACAGTCAAGGTAGGGAGCCACTTAAGTGACAAGTGCAAGAGTGCCCTAAAGGAGTTACTCCTCCACAACCTAGATGTGTTTGCATTTCAACATGGAGACATGACAGGAATTCCCAGAAGCCTGACGGAGCATCGGCTCAACACTTTCACGTGGGCGAAGCCAGTGAAGCAAAAGAAGCGGAGTATGGGACCTAACAAGGGAAGGGCCGCTTGTGAGGAGACTCGAAAGCTGCTCAGAGCAGGGATCGTCAGAGAAGTTAAATACCCATCCTGGGTTGCTAACCCAGTTATGGTTCAGAAAAAAGATGGGGGAtggaggatgtgcatcgatttccAAGACCTAAACAAAGCATGCCTCAAGGACTGTTACCCTCTCCCGGAGATAGACACCCAGGTGGACTCTCTGTCCCAATATCCCCTGAAATGCTTCCTAGATGCCTACAAGGGATACCACCAGATACAGATGTCAATAGAAGACGAAGAAAAGACCGCTTTTATCACAGATGAGGGAACATTTTGCTACACCAAGATGCCCTTCGGTCTCAAGAACGCGGGGGCAACATACCAAAGGTTCATGAACACCTTGTTTAGGGAACAGAGGGGAAGGAATCTAGAGGTGTACGTTGACGACATTGTCATCAAGAGTTTGACGGAAGCAGCTATGATAGACGACATAGCCGAGACTCTCAACACCATGCAGGATGTAAACATGAAGCTGAACCCTGGGAAATGCTGTTTCGGGGTAGAGGAAGGAAATTTCCTGGGGGTAGTGGTAACCAGAGGGGGAATAAAAGCAAACCCGGAGAAAACCCAGGCTGTAGCCGAGATGCGTTCTCCCAAGTCCCTGAGAGACATCCAGCAGCTGTACGGGAGGCTGATAGCACTAAATCGCTTTTTGTCAAAGGTGGCTGACAAAACCCTTCCCTTCATGAAAGTATTAAAAGACTGCCTTCAGACCAGCAAATTCAACTGGACCACTGAGGCCGAAGCCGCCTTTCAGGAAATGAAAACCTACATTTGTAAGCTCCCTACGTTAGCCACCCCAGTGCCTGGAGACCCGTTGCTCCTTTACCTATCCGCCTCAAAGACGACCATAAGCGCGGTCATGATGGTGGAACGGGAAGGGAAACAGATCCCCATATACTTTATCAGCAGAACGCTTAAGGGGCCCGAGGAACGGTACATGCCTCTAGAGAAACTTGCGTTGGCCCCGGTCTTTGCATCTCGGAGGCTCAGGAGGTATTTCCAAGGGCATAAAGTCACCTTAGTGACCGATCAACCCCTTCAGAAAGTGCTCAGAAAACCAGAGCTGTCGGGGCGACTAGCTAAATGGGCCGTAGAGTTAGGGGAACACTCTCTGGAGTTCAAACCCAGAACGGCCATGAAGAGACAGATACTAGTTGATTTCCTAGCAGAAGTCCCTGAAGATGAAGAGAGGGAGCTACTAAAGTGGGAGGCCTTGGAGGAGGAAGAGAGAAAAAGGGAAGATGAGGCTGTGTGGAAGTTATTCACTGATGGAGCATCCAGTGAAGAAGGGAGCGGTGCAGGTATCACGCTGGTAAGCCCCGAGGGGGTCGAGCTGACATACGCTATAAGGTTGGACTTCGAAAACACCAACAATACCGCCGAATACGAAGCCCTCTTAGCGGGGATGAGGCTAGCACAGAAGATGAAAGCGAAACACGTGGAGGCTAGCACCGATTCACAATTGGTAGTAAAGCAATACCAAGGAGAATATGAAGCGAAGGATAGCACCATGGCTCGATATGTGGCGAAAATTAAGGAGGCAGCCAAGGCATTCGGGACCTTTAAGCTAGAGTACATCCCTCGTGGAAGGAACAGGAAGTCTGATGCAGCGGAAGTTGCCACGGTTGAAAGTCGACAAGAAACATGGATGACCCCAATCATCCAATTCCTCCGGGACGGAACTCTACCCGAGGGAGAATGGGCGGTCAGAAAAATAAGGGTCAAGGCCCTACAGTATGAGCTGATTGAGGGGGAGCTATACCGAAGGTCGTATCTGGGCCCGTCCCTGCAGTGTGTTGATATAGAGGAGGCCGAATATGTGGTCAGGGAGATGCACGAGGGGATTTGCGGGATGCACTCAGGACCAAGAACAGTAGTAAGAAGGGCAATGAACGCAGGGTTCTACTGGCCACGAATGTACGAAACGGCATCTGAGGAAATCAAGAAGTGTGACAACCGCCAAATACACGCCCCGATGACCCACCGGCACAAACATCCCATGGTGCTAGTCTCGACGTCTTGGCCATTCCAGAAATGGGCCATCGACATAATTGGGCCTTTCCCGGAGGGTCCAGGAGGGGTCAAATACGTGGTGGTGGCTATTGATTACTTCACTAAGTGGATTGAAGCGAAGCCCTTGGCAAAGATCACTGGAGATCAAATGAGACGGTTCATGCTGGATAACATCGTATGCAGGTATGGGGTTCCGAAAGAGCTGGTAAGTGACAACGGGGTCCAATTCGCCGGAAGACCCTTCAAGCCATGGTGCGAGCAAATGAGGATTCAACAAGTGTTCACTTCCGTTACTCATGCCCAGAGCAACGGGTTGGTGGAGAGAGCCAACCAGAGTGTTATTAAAGGGATAAAGGGTAGGCTTGGAAGGAAACAGAAGGGCTGGCTGGAGGAACTTCCATTCGTGTTATGGGCATACCGAACCACCCCCACAAGTTGCAACGGGGAGACCCCATTCAGTCTTACCTATGGAACGGAGGCTATGATCCCTGCTGAAATCGGGTCCCAAACTGCTCGGATGAAGCTTCGGGATGAGGAGAACGAGCAGGATCTCAGAATGAACCTAAACTTGTTAGAAGAGAGAAGGGAGATAGCAGCAGTAAAAGAAGCCCACTACAAAAAGCTCCTCGAAAGTTACTATAACACCAGGATGAAGAAACTCAACGTTGTCCCAGGGGATCTGGTTCTTAGAGCCAACGAGGCTAGTCTGCAAGAAAACACCGGAAAGTTGGGTCCCAACTGGGAAGGACCCTACAGAGTCACGTGGGCAAATGGCAAAGGAACCTGCAAGTTGGAAACGCTAGAGGGGAAGGAGGTCCCTAGGACCTGGAACCTCATGCAGCTCAGGAAGTATTACATGTAA
- the LOC110918004 gene encoding pentatricopeptide repeat-containing protein At5g15280, mitochondrial-like, which translates to MCNEGRYRYAFSLKDLMVKQSSSHIDITLYNILMFHLFASKNSVFVDTILDEIQEKRLEFDDVTYNFLVYGFSNCESGSRSVYYLTEMISKELKLSNRSLRAVVRSLLEDNKFTEVLKLSQEMETKRWVHCSIVQNEIVTSFLNMGKLQEAVKFLENMIRKDLIPDNINYDNLIKKMCHHGRNDTASDLLDSMLMKANIPDSTTYDRLIQELSVCNKIDDALDLYTEMLNHKLAPSINTYEVLTEKLCECGRTLEGEKLIDTMIRAGEQPSKGMFGSVVSRYRFERNFTKASKLLQRMQQFGYKPDFETHWSLISTLSRLSDRDIDDNSSNFLSKLLSESGFKPKKDVDRKSK; encoded by the coding sequence ATGTGCAACGAGGGTCGATACCGTTATGCTTTCTCACTGAAAGATCTAATGGTCAAACAGAGTTCTTCACATATAGATATAACTTTGTATAACATCCTCATGTTCCATCTTTTCGCCTCAAAGAACAGTGTATTTGTTGATACGATTCTAGACGAAATTCAAGAAAAGAGACTCGAGTTTGACGATGTCACGTATAACTTTCTTGTATATGGATTCTCAAACTGTGAATCTGGGTCACGTTCTGTTTATTATCTAACCGAAATGATATCAAAAGAACTGAAACTAAGCAACCGATCTCTACGAGCAGTAGTAAGATCGCTTTTAGAAGATAACAAGTTCACGGAAGTCTTGAAATTGAGTCAAGAAATGGAAACCAAAAGATGGGTTCATTGTTCGATTGTTCAGAATGAAATCgtcacgagttttttgaacatgGGTAAGCTTCAAGAAGCTGTAAAGTTTCTCGAAAACATGATTCGTAAAGACCTCATTCCTGATAACATAAACTATGATAATCTAATCAAGAAGATGTGTCATCATGGAAGAAACGACACAGCTTCCGATCTTCTCGACAGTATGCTGATGAAAGCAAACATCCCAGATTCAACAACCTACGATCGTTTAATTCAAGAGTTAAGCGTTTGTAACAAGATCGACGACGCCCTTGATCTTTATACCGAAATGTTGAACCACAAACTCGCGCCAAGTATCAACACATATGAAGTTTTGACCGAAAAGCTTTGTGAATGTGGAAGAACGTTAGAAGGCGAAAAGCTAATCGACACTATGATTCGTGCAGGAGAGCAACCGAGTAAGGGGATGTTTGGGTCGGTGGTTAGTAGGTATCGGTTCGAAAGAAACTTTACAAAGGCGTCGAAGCTTTTACAAAGAATGCAACAGTTTGGGTACAAACCAGACTTTGAGACTCATTGGTCTCTCATAAGCACTCTAAGCAGGCTTAGTGATAGAGATATAGACGATAACAGTAGTAATTTTCTGTCAAAACTTCTTTCTGAAAGCGGGTTTAAGCCAAAAAAAGAcgtggatcggaaatcgaagtaA
- the LOC110920071 gene encoding pentatricopeptide repeat-containing protein At4g20090, with translation MAEHGGFLIHGSEDMSMNRLSTFVQSVVTIANIFAMIFVTLACGYQGFKSGWPGYKLSTGYFPYGVDGMLAGASTVFFSKKIFDKMVKKKVVITKETYSALIKGLCKKGNSSDIRECCDFIRNKNWLPTLNDYRTLINSLCKNNMVVESLSLFEHAMMDYPHEVTEIFYCFLENLCGIGFTKTARFLFHELLEHGYRLDQVAYSHLLSGLCKENRFSEAFVMSNTMLANITTPNVDIYNVLLHGYCAVNDLTKVK, from the exons AGCACTTTTGTGCAATCGGTTGTGACAATCGCAAACATTTTCGCCATGATTTTTGTGACTTTAGCCTGTGGATATCAAGGATTCAAGAGCGGATGGCCTGGCTATAAACTTTCTACAGG ATACTTCCCGTATGGAGTAGACGGGATGCTTGCGGGCGCTTCGACAGTCTTCTTTTCAAAGAAAATATTCGACAAAATGGTCAAGAAGAAAGTCGTAATCACGAAAGAGACATATTCCGCTTTAATAAAAGGTTTATGCAAGAAAGGGAACTCAAGTGACATTCGTGAATGCTGCGATTTCATTCGAAACAAGAACTGGTTACCTACGTTGAATGATTATAGAACCTTAATCAATTCGTTATGCAAGAACAATATGGTGGTGGAATCTTTGTCTCTCTTTGAGCATGCAATGATGGATTACCCGCATGAAGTAACAGaaatcttttactgttttcttgaAAATCTATGCGGAATCGGGTTCACTAAAACAGCTCGCTTTTTGTTCCATGAGCTTTTAGAACACGGTTATCGCTTGGATCAGGTAGCGTATAGTCATCTTCTAAGCGGGCTTTGCAAAGAGAACCGTTTCTCAGAAGCTTTTGTTATGTCAAATACGATGCTAGCCAATATTACGACCCCTAATGTCGACATTTATAATGTTTTGCTTCATGGGTATTGTGCGGTTAATGACTTGACGAAAGTCAAATAG